Proteins from a genomic interval of Musa acuminata AAA Group cultivar baxijiao chromosome BXJ1-9, Cavendish_Baxijiao_AAA, whole genome shotgun sequence:
- the LOC135593587 gene encoding nuclear matrix constituent protein 1-like isoform X3 — protein MHAPQKKGWFISKRAIPARGNWPAPPEPGNYGGVVPCKGEGREVMVGNAMPHPEELSFRRDGEDRDGEQMEAEVWRQIREAGFLDEVVLQRRDRRALVRRVLELEKENWHWQAAISSLHCLGTIYLRGSIKMLLQLILLFMEMSRIDVPSLYQYQYHMGLLLIEKKESAAKYKKLWQEMSEAVQIQKHMQAAHNVAVSEFEKKEEDMRRAMRFQRQSIVNLEKALNEMHAEVAEAKLESQKKLFELHALEATVEEKYLEAKGKLHSLNARLAEVSRKSSEIDRRLQDVEARECKVHKESSFFIIEKNTFEKDLAQQRKGLQAWEQELQDSQKKLARWHSFLNEREMEAHERCNTLKKKEQELEESWKTLEVFNDSIKLKEEDMFMRLRDLDAKEKEAVIKQELLEKKEKELLAIEDPLSNRESVDIQKIIDDDDSILESKKEEFELETEMNRRAVDEQLKRRMDVVANKEIILENRNKNIFKREQLLEREMRNLKNRETKDDMMLNDLKESIENENELRQERSKLEKERELFGERRLPLVEDLDQLYDEREGFGQWKHTEEERLRMENLEVLGHVQMDLVDSRLNEEAFKDKTAYQNKDDIELFIGENAHIAHEVDVYTMERNQEKVKETLHEKENDPNRRSNIVLNNCNTWSSPDESKILKLKEPEDLLQGEKKFFLGKKNEAGQITPRISQDNNDQVEEPATKGDYLLPPDEQLKACRNCGVEDGGESILSRENAEESDLEAHTSRMQRCSRLLNFSPDRITTERSDKSVCLHGEPLGHEDNLEPGPLPGDVDVFQWAQSTSGVQYSAIPERLNKDSDATKSFLEIADSSADIMKLYDNQKYMEKKPPFPFADEQKDREGCSVFPELDSVPQPSRQKQCDPDVRRSVFAENSCSVNALIDDANLGETPQSKRNEKSIYKEKGLFEDDSLEEGSFSDDQVELSDEEWYLSDEHETTSIELEEESAEAHSEDVSSLGCCSKMENSPETDIPGLKRYNFRLTTICMSD, from the exons ATGCATGCGCCGCAGAAGAAGGGTTGGTTTATCTCGAAAAGGGCTATTCCAGCGAGGGGGAATTGGCCTGCCCCACCGGAACCTGGGAATTATGGCGGTGTGGTTCCTTGCAAGGGGGAAggtagagaggtgatggtcggcaACGCGATGCCGCATCCGGAGGAGCTGTCGTTTCGTCGTGATGGTGAGGATCGTGATGGAGAACAGATGGAGGCGGAGGTGTGGAGGCAGATTAGAGAGGCCGGGTTTCTCGATGAGGTCGTGTTGCAGAGGAGGGATAGGCGAGCACTCGTTCGAAGAGTACTGGAGCTTGAGAAAGAG AATTGGCATTGGCAAGCAGCCATTTCATCGTTGCATTGTCTTGGTACTATTTACCTGAGAGGCTCTATTAAAATGCTGCTACAACTGATCCTTCTGTTCATGGAAATGTCGAGGATTGATGTGCCTTCA CTTTATCAGTACCAGTATCATATGGGGCTCCTTTTGATAGAGAAGAAGGAATCAGCTGCTAAATACAAAAAGCTATGGCAAGAAATGTCTGAGGCAGTGCAAATCCAAAAGCACATGCAAGCGGCACATAATGTTGCTGTTTCTGAATTTGAAAAGAAAGAGGAAGATATGAGGAGGGCCATGCGCTTTCAGAGGCAGTCCATTGTTAAT CTTGAGAAGGCTTTGAATGAGATGCATGCTGAAGTTGCTGAGGCTAAATTGGAATCTCAGAAAAAGTTGTTCGAATTGCATGCTCTTGAGGCCACTGTCGAAGAGAAATACTTGGAGGCTAAAGGAAAGCTACATTCTTTGAATGCCAGGCTAGCAGAAGTTAGTCGGAAAAGTTCCGAGATAGATAGAAGATTACAGGATGTGGAGGCTCGTGAGTGTAAAGTTCATAAAGAATCCTCATTCTTTATCATTGA AAAAAACACTTTTGAGAAGGATCTTGCACAACAAAGAAAGGGTTTGCAAGCTTGGGAACAGGAGCTGCAGGATAGTCAGAAGAAGCTTGCCAGGTGGCATAGCTTTCTAAATGAGAGAGAGATGGAGGCACATGAGAGATGCAACACTCTTAAGAAGAAAGAACAGGAACTTGAAGAGTCATGGAAGACCTTGGAGGTTTTCAATGATTCAATTAAATTGAAAGAAGAGGATATGTTCATGAGGCTTAGAGATTTAGATGCGAAAGAAAAG GAAGCTGTAATAAAGCAGGAGTTGTtagagaagaaagagaaagaattactTGCCATCGAAGATCCACTGAGCAATAGAGAAAGT GTGGACATCCAAAAAATCATTGATGACGATGATTCCATCTTAGAATCTAAAAAAGAAGAGTTTGAGCTGGAAACTGAGATGAATAGAAGAGCTGTTGATGAACAACTGAAAAGGAGAATGGATGTGGTGGCAAATAAGGAAATAATACTTGagaatagaaataaaaatattttcaagagagaacaacttttggagAGAGAAATGAGGAACCTGAAGAACAGAGAGACAAAAGATGACATGATGTTGAATGATTTGAAAGAATCAATTGAAAATGAAAACGAACTGAGACAGGAAAGGAGCAAACTTGAGAAGGAGCGGGAATTGTTCGGTGAGAGAAGATTGCCACTAGTAGAAGATTTAGACCAGCTCTATGATGAAAGAGAAGGGTTTGGTCAATGGAAACACACTGAAGAGGAGAGATTGAGAATGGAGAATTTGGAAGTGCTTGGTCATGTCCAAATGGATCTAGTAGATTCTAGATTGAATGAAGAGGCTTTCAAGGATAAAACAGCCTATCAGAATAAGGACGATATTGAACTGTTTATTGGTGAAAATGCTCATATTGCTCATGAAGTTGATGTCTACACTATGGAGAGGAAccaagagaaggttaaggaaacTCTGCATGAAAAGGAGAATGATCCTAACAGGAGAAGCAACATTGTACTAAACAATTGCAACACTTGGAGCAGTCCAGATGAGTCAAAGATTCTAAAGTTGAAAGAGCCAGAAGATCTGTTACAAGGTGAAAAAAAGTTCTTTCTTGGAAAGAAAAATGAAGCTGGTCAAATTACACCAAGAATAAGCCAGGACAATAATGATCAAGTAGAAGAACCTGCCACAAAAGGTGACTATTTGCTTCCACCAGATGAGCAGCTTAAGGCTTGCAGAAATTGTGGAGTCGAGGATGGAGGGGAGTCAATATTGTCTCGTGAGAATGCTGAAGAATCTGACCTGGAAGCACACACATCGCGTATGCAAAGATGTTCAAGATTATTGAACTTTTCTCCTGATAGAATAACCACAGAACGTAGTGACAAGTCTGTTTGTCTTCATGGAGAACCTTTAGGGCATGAAGACAACCTTGAACCTGGGCCATTGCCCGGAGATGTTGATGTTTTCCAGTGGGCTCAGTCTACTAGTGGAGTCCAGTACAGTGCAATACCAGAAAGATTAAACAAAGATAGTGATGCCACAAAATCTTTCCTTGAAATTGCAGATAGTTCTGCAGATATTATGAAGTTATATGATAACCAAAAGTATATGGAAAAAAAGCCTCCTTTTCCCTTTGCTGATGAACAAAAGGACAGGGAGGGATGTTCTGTCTTTCCTGAATTGGATTCTGTGCCTCAGCCTTCGAGACAGAAACAGTGTGATCCTGATGTGAGGAGGTCTGTATTTGCTGAAAATTCATGTTCTGTTAATGCACTTATTGATGATGCCAACCTTGGTGAGACTCCTCAAAGTAAACGCAATGAAAAGTCCATTTACAAAGAAAAAGGTCTTTTCGAAGATGATTCTCTTGAAGAAGGTTCTTTCAGTGATGATCAAGTAGAATTAAGTGATGAGGAGTGGTACCTTTCTGATGAACATGAAACGACGAGTATCGAGCTGGAAGAAGAATCTGCTGAAGCTCATTCTGAGGATGTATCATCACTAGGATGTTGCAGTAAAATGGAAAATTCCCCCGAGACAGATATCCCAGGACTAAAGCGCTATAATTTTAGACTCACCACAAT TTGCATGTCGGACTAA
- the LOC135593587 gene encoding nuclear matrix constituent protein 1-like isoform X6, whose protein sequence is MHAPQKKGWFISKRAIPARGNWPAPPEPGNYGGVVPCKGEGREVMVGNAMPHPEELSFRRDGEDRDGEQMEAEVWRQIREAGFLDEVVLQRRDRRALVRRVLELEKELYQYQYHMGLLLIEKKESAAKYKKLWQEMSEAVQIQKHMQAAHNVAVSEFEKKEEDMRRAMRFQRQSIVNLEKALNEMHAEVAEAKLESQKKLFELHALEATVEEKYLEAKGKLHSLNARLAEVSRKSSEIDRRLQDVEARECKVHKESSFFIIEKNTFEKDLAQQRKGLQAWEQELQDSQKKLARWHSFLNEREMEAHERCNTLKKKEQELEESWKTLEVFNDSIKLKEEDMFMRLRDLDAKEKEAVIKQELLEKKEKELLAIEDPLSNRESVDIQKIIDDDDSILESKKEEFELETEMNRRAVDEQLKRRMDVVANKEIILENRNKNIFKREQLLEREMRNLKNRETKDDMMLNDLKESIENENELRQERSKLEKERELFGERRLPLVEDLDQLYDEREGFGQWKHTEEERLRMENLEVLGHVQMDLVDSRLNEEAFKDKTAYQNKDDIELFIGENAHIAHEVDVYTMERNQEKVKETLHEKENDPNRRSNIVLNNCNTWSSPDESKILKLKEPEDLLQGEKKFFLGKKNEAGQITPRISQDNNDQVEEPATKGDYLLPPDEQLKACRNCGVEDGGESILSRENAEESDLEAHTSRMQRCSRLLNFSPDRITTERSDKSVCLHGEPLGHEDNLEPGPLPGDVDVFQWAQSTSGVQYSAIPERLNKDSDATKSFLEIADSSADIMKLYDNQKYMEKKPPFPFADEQKDREGCSVFPELDSVPQPSRQKQCDPDVRRSVFAENSCSVNALIDDANLGETPQSKRNEKSIYKEKGLFEDDSLEEGSFSDDQVELSDEEWYLSDEHETTSIELEEESAEAHSEDVSSLGCCSKMENSPETDIPGLKRYNFRLTTICMSD, encoded by the exons ATGCATGCGCCGCAGAAGAAGGGTTGGTTTATCTCGAAAAGGGCTATTCCAGCGAGGGGGAATTGGCCTGCCCCACCGGAACCTGGGAATTATGGCGGTGTGGTTCCTTGCAAGGGGGAAggtagagaggtgatggtcggcaACGCGATGCCGCATCCGGAGGAGCTGTCGTTTCGTCGTGATGGTGAGGATCGTGATGGAGAACAGATGGAGGCGGAGGTGTGGAGGCAGATTAGAGAGGCCGGGTTTCTCGATGAGGTCGTGTTGCAGAGGAGGGATAGGCGAGCACTCGTTCGAAGAGTACTGGAGCTTGAGAAAGAG CTTTATCAGTACCAGTATCATATGGGGCTCCTTTTGATAGAGAAGAAGGAATCAGCTGCTAAATACAAAAAGCTATGGCAAGAAATGTCTGAGGCAGTGCAAATCCAAAAGCACATGCAAGCGGCACATAATGTTGCTGTTTCTGAATTTGAAAAGAAAGAGGAAGATATGAGGAGGGCCATGCGCTTTCAGAGGCAGTCCATTGTTAAT CTTGAGAAGGCTTTGAATGAGATGCATGCTGAAGTTGCTGAGGCTAAATTGGAATCTCAGAAAAAGTTGTTCGAATTGCATGCTCTTGAGGCCACTGTCGAAGAGAAATACTTGGAGGCTAAAGGAAAGCTACATTCTTTGAATGCCAGGCTAGCAGAAGTTAGTCGGAAAAGTTCCGAGATAGATAGAAGATTACAGGATGTGGAGGCTCGTGAGTGTAAAGTTCATAAAGAATCCTCATTCTTTATCATTGA AAAAAACACTTTTGAGAAGGATCTTGCACAACAAAGAAAGGGTTTGCAAGCTTGGGAACAGGAGCTGCAGGATAGTCAGAAGAAGCTTGCCAGGTGGCATAGCTTTCTAAATGAGAGAGAGATGGAGGCACATGAGAGATGCAACACTCTTAAGAAGAAAGAACAGGAACTTGAAGAGTCATGGAAGACCTTGGAGGTTTTCAATGATTCAATTAAATTGAAAGAAGAGGATATGTTCATGAGGCTTAGAGATTTAGATGCGAAAGAAAAG GAAGCTGTAATAAAGCAGGAGTTGTtagagaagaaagagaaagaattactTGCCATCGAAGATCCACTGAGCAATAGAGAAAGT GTGGACATCCAAAAAATCATTGATGACGATGATTCCATCTTAGAATCTAAAAAAGAAGAGTTTGAGCTGGAAACTGAGATGAATAGAAGAGCTGTTGATGAACAACTGAAAAGGAGAATGGATGTGGTGGCAAATAAGGAAATAATACTTGagaatagaaataaaaatattttcaagagagaacaacttttggagAGAGAAATGAGGAACCTGAAGAACAGAGAGACAAAAGATGACATGATGTTGAATGATTTGAAAGAATCAATTGAAAATGAAAACGAACTGAGACAGGAAAGGAGCAAACTTGAGAAGGAGCGGGAATTGTTCGGTGAGAGAAGATTGCCACTAGTAGAAGATTTAGACCAGCTCTATGATGAAAGAGAAGGGTTTGGTCAATGGAAACACACTGAAGAGGAGAGATTGAGAATGGAGAATTTGGAAGTGCTTGGTCATGTCCAAATGGATCTAGTAGATTCTAGATTGAATGAAGAGGCTTTCAAGGATAAAACAGCCTATCAGAATAAGGACGATATTGAACTGTTTATTGGTGAAAATGCTCATATTGCTCATGAAGTTGATGTCTACACTATGGAGAGGAAccaagagaaggttaaggaaacTCTGCATGAAAAGGAGAATGATCCTAACAGGAGAAGCAACATTGTACTAAACAATTGCAACACTTGGAGCAGTCCAGATGAGTCAAAGATTCTAAAGTTGAAAGAGCCAGAAGATCTGTTACAAGGTGAAAAAAAGTTCTTTCTTGGAAAGAAAAATGAAGCTGGTCAAATTACACCAAGAATAAGCCAGGACAATAATGATCAAGTAGAAGAACCTGCCACAAAAGGTGACTATTTGCTTCCACCAGATGAGCAGCTTAAGGCTTGCAGAAATTGTGGAGTCGAGGATGGAGGGGAGTCAATATTGTCTCGTGAGAATGCTGAAGAATCTGACCTGGAAGCACACACATCGCGTATGCAAAGATGTTCAAGATTATTGAACTTTTCTCCTGATAGAATAACCACAGAACGTAGTGACAAGTCTGTTTGTCTTCATGGAGAACCTTTAGGGCATGAAGACAACCTTGAACCTGGGCCATTGCCCGGAGATGTTGATGTTTTCCAGTGGGCTCAGTCTACTAGTGGAGTCCAGTACAGTGCAATACCAGAAAGATTAAACAAAGATAGTGATGCCACAAAATCTTTCCTTGAAATTGCAGATAGTTCTGCAGATATTATGAAGTTATATGATAACCAAAAGTATATGGAAAAAAAGCCTCCTTTTCCCTTTGCTGATGAACAAAAGGACAGGGAGGGATGTTCTGTCTTTCCTGAATTGGATTCTGTGCCTCAGCCTTCGAGACAGAAACAGTGTGATCCTGATGTGAGGAGGTCTGTATTTGCTGAAAATTCATGTTCTGTTAATGCACTTATTGATGATGCCAACCTTGGTGAGACTCCTCAAAGTAAACGCAATGAAAAGTCCATTTACAAAGAAAAAGGTCTTTTCGAAGATGATTCTCTTGAAGAAGGTTCTTTCAGTGATGATCAAGTAGAATTAAGTGATGAGGAGTGGTACCTTTCTGATGAACATGAAACGACGAGTATCGAGCTGGAAGAAGAATCTGCTGAAGCTCATTCTGAGGATGTATCATCACTAGGATGTTGCAGTAAAATGGAAAATTCCCCCGAGACAGATATCCCAGGACTAAAGCGCTATAATTTTAGACTCACCACAAT TTGCATGTCGGACTAA
- the LOC135593587 gene encoding nuclear matrix constituent protein 1-like isoform X2, which produces MHAPQKKGWFISKRAIPARGNWPAPPEPGNYGGVVPCKGEGREVMVGNAMPHPEELSFRRDGEDRDGEQMEAEVWRQIREAGFLDEVVLQRRDRRALVRRVLELEKELYQYQYHMGLLLIEKKESAAKYKKLWQEMSEAVQIQKHMQAAHNVAVSEFEKKEEDMRRAMRFQRQSIVNLEKALNEMHAEVAEAKLESQKKLFELHALEATVEEKYLEAKGKLHSLNARLAEVSRKSSEIDRRLQDVEARECKVHKESSFFIIEKNTFEKDLAQQRKGLQAWEQELQDSQKKLARWHSFLNEREMEAHERCNTLKKKEQELEESWKTLEVFNDSIKLKEEDMFMRLRDLDAKEKEAVIKQELLEKKEKELLAIEDPLSNRESVDIQKIIDDDDSILESKKEEFELETEMNRRAVDEQLKRRMDVVANKEIILENRNKNIFKREQLLEREMRNLKNRETKDDMMLNDLKESIENENELRQERSKLEKERELFGERRLPLVEDLDQLYDEREGFGQWKHTEEERLRMENLEVLGHVQMDLVDSRLNEEAFKDKTAYQNKDDIELFIGENAHIAHEVDVYTMERNQEKVKETLHEKENDPNRRSNIVLNNCNTWSSPDESKILKLKEPEDLLQGEKKFFLGKKNEAGQITPRISQDNNDQVEEPATKGDYLLPPDEQLKACRNCGVEDGGESILSRENAEESDLEAHTSRMQRCSRLLNFSPDRITTERSDKSVCLHGEPLGHEDNLEPGPLPGDVDVFQWAQSTSGVQYSAIPERLNKDSDATKSFLEIADSSADIMKLYDNQKYMEKKPPFPFADEQKDREGCSVFPELDSVPQPSRQKQCDPDVRRSVFAENSCSVNALIDDANLGETPQSKRNEKSIYKEKGLFEDDSLEEGSFSDDQVELSDEEWYLSDEHETTSIELEEESAEAHSEDVSSLGCCSKMENSPETDIPGLKRYNFRLTTIARAVACRTKRKKREELEVTLECKVLKVFEHDGEEAQSHACDSESLSQK; this is translated from the exons ATGCATGCGCCGCAGAAGAAGGGTTGGTTTATCTCGAAAAGGGCTATTCCAGCGAGGGGGAATTGGCCTGCCCCACCGGAACCTGGGAATTATGGCGGTGTGGTTCCTTGCAAGGGGGAAggtagagaggtgatggtcggcaACGCGATGCCGCATCCGGAGGAGCTGTCGTTTCGTCGTGATGGTGAGGATCGTGATGGAGAACAGATGGAGGCGGAGGTGTGGAGGCAGATTAGAGAGGCCGGGTTTCTCGATGAGGTCGTGTTGCAGAGGAGGGATAGGCGAGCACTCGTTCGAAGAGTACTGGAGCTTGAGAAAGAG CTTTATCAGTACCAGTATCATATGGGGCTCCTTTTGATAGAGAAGAAGGAATCAGCTGCTAAATACAAAAAGCTATGGCAAGAAATGTCTGAGGCAGTGCAAATCCAAAAGCACATGCAAGCGGCACATAATGTTGCTGTTTCTGAATTTGAAAAGAAAGAGGAAGATATGAGGAGGGCCATGCGCTTTCAGAGGCAGTCCATTGTTAAT CTTGAGAAGGCTTTGAATGAGATGCATGCTGAAGTTGCTGAGGCTAAATTGGAATCTCAGAAAAAGTTGTTCGAATTGCATGCTCTTGAGGCCACTGTCGAAGAGAAATACTTGGAGGCTAAAGGAAAGCTACATTCTTTGAATGCCAGGCTAGCAGAAGTTAGTCGGAAAAGTTCCGAGATAGATAGAAGATTACAGGATGTGGAGGCTCGTGAGTGTAAAGTTCATAAAGAATCCTCATTCTTTATCATTGA AAAAAACACTTTTGAGAAGGATCTTGCACAACAAAGAAAGGGTTTGCAAGCTTGGGAACAGGAGCTGCAGGATAGTCAGAAGAAGCTTGCCAGGTGGCATAGCTTTCTAAATGAGAGAGAGATGGAGGCACATGAGAGATGCAACACTCTTAAGAAGAAAGAACAGGAACTTGAAGAGTCATGGAAGACCTTGGAGGTTTTCAATGATTCAATTAAATTGAAAGAAGAGGATATGTTCATGAGGCTTAGAGATTTAGATGCGAAAGAAAAG GAAGCTGTAATAAAGCAGGAGTTGTtagagaagaaagagaaagaattactTGCCATCGAAGATCCACTGAGCAATAGAGAAAGT GTGGACATCCAAAAAATCATTGATGACGATGATTCCATCTTAGAATCTAAAAAAGAAGAGTTTGAGCTGGAAACTGAGATGAATAGAAGAGCTGTTGATGAACAACTGAAAAGGAGAATGGATGTGGTGGCAAATAAGGAAATAATACTTGagaatagaaataaaaatattttcaagagagaacaacttttggagAGAGAAATGAGGAACCTGAAGAACAGAGAGACAAAAGATGACATGATGTTGAATGATTTGAAAGAATCAATTGAAAATGAAAACGAACTGAGACAGGAAAGGAGCAAACTTGAGAAGGAGCGGGAATTGTTCGGTGAGAGAAGATTGCCACTAGTAGAAGATTTAGACCAGCTCTATGATGAAAGAGAAGGGTTTGGTCAATGGAAACACACTGAAGAGGAGAGATTGAGAATGGAGAATTTGGAAGTGCTTGGTCATGTCCAAATGGATCTAGTAGATTCTAGATTGAATGAAGAGGCTTTCAAGGATAAAACAGCCTATCAGAATAAGGACGATATTGAACTGTTTATTGGTGAAAATGCTCATATTGCTCATGAAGTTGATGTCTACACTATGGAGAGGAAccaagagaaggttaaggaaacTCTGCATGAAAAGGAGAATGATCCTAACAGGAGAAGCAACATTGTACTAAACAATTGCAACACTTGGAGCAGTCCAGATGAGTCAAAGATTCTAAAGTTGAAAGAGCCAGAAGATCTGTTACAAGGTGAAAAAAAGTTCTTTCTTGGAAAGAAAAATGAAGCTGGTCAAATTACACCAAGAATAAGCCAGGACAATAATGATCAAGTAGAAGAACCTGCCACAAAAGGTGACTATTTGCTTCCACCAGATGAGCAGCTTAAGGCTTGCAGAAATTGTGGAGTCGAGGATGGAGGGGAGTCAATATTGTCTCGTGAGAATGCTGAAGAATCTGACCTGGAAGCACACACATCGCGTATGCAAAGATGTTCAAGATTATTGAACTTTTCTCCTGATAGAATAACCACAGAACGTAGTGACAAGTCTGTTTGTCTTCATGGAGAACCTTTAGGGCATGAAGACAACCTTGAACCTGGGCCATTGCCCGGAGATGTTGATGTTTTCCAGTGGGCTCAGTCTACTAGTGGAGTCCAGTACAGTGCAATACCAGAAAGATTAAACAAAGATAGTGATGCCACAAAATCTTTCCTTGAAATTGCAGATAGTTCTGCAGATATTATGAAGTTATATGATAACCAAAAGTATATGGAAAAAAAGCCTCCTTTTCCCTTTGCTGATGAACAAAAGGACAGGGAGGGATGTTCTGTCTTTCCTGAATTGGATTCTGTGCCTCAGCCTTCGAGACAGAAACAGTGTGATCCTGATGTGAGGAGGTCTGTATTTGCTGAAAATTCATGTTCTGTTAATGCACTTATTGATGATGCCAACCTTGGTGAGACTCCTCAAAGTAAACGCAATGAAAAGTCCATTTACAAAGAAAAAGGTCTTTTCGAAGATGATTCTCTTGAAGAAGGTTCTTTCAGTGATGATCAAGTAGAATTAAGTGATGAGGAGTGGTACCTTTCTGATGAACATGAAACGACGAGTATCGAGCTGGAAGAAGAATCTGCTGAAGCTCATTCTGAGGATGTATCATCACTAGGATGTTGCAGTAAAATGGAAAATTCCCCCGAGACAGATATCCCAGGACTAAAGCGCTATAATTTTAGACTCACCACAAT TGCGCGTGCAGTTGCATGTCGGACTAAACGAAAGAAGAGAGAAGAGCTTGAGGTGACGCTTGAATGCAAGGTACTGAAGGTTTTTGAGCATGATGGTGAAGAAGCTCAAAGTCATGCATGTGATAGCGAGAGCCTCTCTCAGAAGTGA